The Chiloscyllium plagiosum isolate BGI_BamShark_2017 chromosome 6, ASM401019v2, whole genome shotgun sequence sequence NNNNNNNNNNNNNNNNNNNNNNNNNNNNNNNNNNNNNNNNNNNNNNNNNNNNNNNNNNNNNNNNNNNNNNNNNNNNNNNNNNNNNNNNNNNNNNNNNNNNNNNNNNNNNNNNNNNNNNNNNNNNNNNNNNNNNNNNNNNNNNNNNNNNNNNNNNNNNNNNNNNNNNNNNNNNNNNNNNNNNNNNNNNNNNNNNNNNNNNNNNNNNNNNNNNNNNNNNNNNNNNNNNNNNNNNNNNNNNNNNNNNNNNNNNNNNNNNNNNNNNNNNNNNNNNNNNNNNNNNNNNNNNNNNNNNNNNNNNNNNNNNNNNNNNNNNNNNNNNNNNNNNNNNNNNNNNcatcttccccagaaagaaccccagttatccagataccgggatccctccctcctgcaccatccctgtagccacgcatttaactgttctctctccctattcctcgactctctatcacgtggcacgggtaacaaaccagagacaacaactctgttcattctaactctgagcttccaacctagctccctgaaagcctgcctaacatcctcagccctcctcctgcctatgtcattggtgccaatgtggaccacgacttcgggctgctccccctcccccttaaggacccggaaaacacggggggggaggggggagcagcccgaagttgtggtccacattggtgggaaatattcagcctggagttcagttactagtggtgtaccacaaggatttgttttaggtccactgctgtatgtcatttttataaacaacctggatgaggacatagaaggatggattagtaaatttgcggatgacacttaAGGTattagagttgtggatagtgacgaaggatgttctaggttacagagggacatagataagctgcagagctgggctgagagctggcaaatggtCTTTTATGTGGAAAAGtgtcaggtgattcactttggaaggaacaacaggaatgcagagtactgggctaatggtaagattcttggtagtgtagatgagcagagagatctcagtgtccatgtacatagatccctgaaagttgccacccaggttgacagggttgttaagaaggcatacggtgttggcttttattggtagagggattgtgttttggAACCATAatattatgctgcagctgtacaaaactctggagcggccgcacttggagtattgtgtacagttctggtcaccgcattataggaaggatttggaagctttggaaaggattcagaggagatttactaggatgttgcctggtatggagggaaggtattatgaggaaaggctgagggacttgaggctgttttcattagagaagaaggttgagaggtgacttaattgacacatataagataatcagagggttagataggtggacagtgagagtctttttccttggatggtgatggctagcacgagggggtatagctttaaattgaggggtgatagatataggacagatgtcagaggtagtttctttactcagagagtagttggggtgtggaatgccctgcctgcaacagtagtagactcgtcaactttgtGGGTATTTAAATGGACATTAGATAGAcacatggacgagaatggaatagtgtaggttagatgggcttcagattggttccacaggttggtaaAACATcgagggccgcagggcctgtactgcgccataatgttccatgttctatgttctaggaccTCCCTCCCCTCAATCCTTGCAGTGAGGTGATTCCGAGGTTCACCCTACCTGGGACTCCTAGCAGTTCTCTATTGAGACGTGGGCCACCACCCTCCTGCAAAACCTGCAGCCACATTCTGCACTGATAATCAGGATCAATGAAAAGTGGTATTGGTAATGGACAGTATTTGATCAGGATCCGTGTGAGCAGAACGCTGACTCTGGCGGTGGCATTGACTGGAAGTTTAGCACGGTTCCACTTTAACTGCTCTCCCAGGGAACTGAGAATGTCCAGTAGCAGGAAGTCACTCCGAGTGGGGATGAATTTAGAAGCTGGATGGTGCTCTGTGTCTGATCCCGCCTTTTCTTGTGAGGCAGGGAATGTTTTCTCTGGCAGCAACTTTATTAGTTCCTGTCGCACATCTTCCGGCTCCATCTGTATCTCTCCTGTGTAGCAAGCTGCTTCCCATTTCTTCAGGAGTTCCTGCCTCAGATTCTCACCAAAGGGGCTGAGGTAAACAATGGCAGCTGCTGTCAACAAACTGTCCCCGGAAACCGTCATCcttctgttttctgcctgttttaagGCAACGTCCCAGTCATTTTGGTGAGGGTTCATCGCACGCATCAGGTCTTTAGCTTCAGTCAGTTTCTGCTGCCATTTTGCCATCTCAGCTAAATGTATATCCTCGTCATCTTTGAGGGCCTGCAGTGCGTCCTGCTCCTTTTGTTCCACCAGTCGGAGCACTTCTATGTCACTGAGGTCTGTCACCGAGTCAGAGTCTGACAAGTAGTCATCTCCATCTTCCCGTAACAAAGCAACcagttttttcttcatttcaaatGTCTGCTTCCTCAGCAATCCCAGTCTGAGCTGAGCTTCCTCAATGCGGGATTGGTACTCGTTGACAAAGGAAGGACTGTACTCACGGACCAAGCTGGAGTACTGGTAGATCGCTTTAATCCACAGACTGAAAGATTCTAAGGCCTGGCTGGCCTCCCGCACTACTTCTGGTTGGAATTCCGGTTGATCCACAATATCCCCCAGAGCCTTGTGCACGGATTCTGGAATATTGTCCTTGTCGTAGAATTCCAGTTCCTGTACAGAAAGAATTATAAAAGTTAGAAACATTAGCATATCCATGTTAATAAGTCTCCCAACATAATTCTCTGAGTCACACACCAGTAAAGGTAGAtgttggaaattgctggagaaactcagcagatccagcagtaTTTATCAGAGAGACAGAAACCAAAATAACATTTCCACTCTGACAATATGGAAGTGTTCCAGTTCCACAATAGCATTGCGCCTCTTGCTCTCATACACCAGAAAGGTGCCCCTTGTTCTGTTTGTCCTAGTACCTACTCTTTGTCTCACCTAAACAGCAGGTTTTCCAATTCCTCACCAGTATGGAGGAGCTAGTTGTTGCTTGTAACCAGTGTAGACAGAGACATGGGCACTCCATTGTAATTAGTCAGTATTTACCCATCCAGGTTGAAGTATGTTAGACAGAGTTGGCCAATCCACTTGAcattgatgggcggcacggtggcccagtggttagcactgttgcctcacagcgccagagacccgggttcaattcccgcctcaggtgactgactgtgtagagtttgcacattctcccagtgtctgcgtgggtttcctccgggtgctccggtttcctcccacagtccaaagatgtgcaggtcaggggcggtgtggacttgttgggccaaagggcctgtttccacactgtaagtaatctaatctaatcattcttccCGTCTCTGGCTCAACTCTTCTTAACTGCACTCTCTCCCCACCTACCATTGACACTTTGAGCTGTCCTCAACCATTCTCTATTAACCTCCCCTCAATCCATTTGCGCTCTTCCTCTCAGCCAGTCCACActgctcccctcccctcccctccatccatACGCCTCATGGTCCATCACCTCATTCAGTGACTCCTTGCTTTGCTTGTTCTGAACTTCCTGTTTATGTTTGTCAGCTTTTGCTGATTTCCTTTCTTTACCCTCCTGAACTGAAGGGTGTCTTAACTCAAGACCTGACTCTTTCACCAAAATCATtaactctcaactaccctcttgaagtaactgcacagaggcagGAATCCTGTCACCAAGacacccttcatttacatgtgcatagtacatgggttctgaccagccagctcagagccagtccctagagtgaAGAGACTCACTGAATCGggcatctactacaaacctaccgactaacacggacatctactacaaacctaccgactaacacggacatctactacaaacctaccgaccaacacggacatctactacaaacctaccgaccAACACGGACANNNNNNNNNNNNNNNNNNNNNNNNNNNNNtggatgctgcctgacctgctgtgctgttccagcaataaagtttcaacacagaCTCACTGAATCCCCTGGTTATGTTTTGTTTTACTGACTGCGTGGTTCCAGGCTGTTCAGAAGGCAGTCTCCTCTCCTCCTTAACACAGAAAAGTAGAGAGTTCttcacacactgatccagctccctcagagccagctctcagactgaacagggtgtctgacactccttttttaattttgttttttctttttttccctcccCCTACACTACCGCTTGAAactggtagtgcttatttttccccagcacccatgtcatgtgtgtgcaggtgtcagacacagtgaaaaacaacaagtgtgtaaatctttatttatattccaccaccaggaagaaaggaaatacccaagtggccagtgacaacctTCTCTTGGTTATGTTAGTCAGCCAgggtttcctgattggcccaggttaacaaccccaatcaaggatctcatagtcagtgagatccacctgaccctcattccaatcactacacttcTGAAATGACCAAGTAAAGCTACTCAGTTCAAAGGGATTCCGTGATGGGTAACAAACATTGATCTTGTTAACAATATTCATATCTGATGATAAAATAAAAGGAGCAGTGATACAGATTTATTGCACCAATGATCTGGGGATGtgatttcaaatcccatcacagtcaatgggaaatttaaattcaactaatctaaaaaatgtccaaaattaaacaaagaactgacAAATGGCATCTTTGCTAGCTGTGCTCATATTCcaagaatgaattaaataaaatctttCCACCCTCTCAGTTTATAAGAATAAAAATAGTAAATGCCCCACCTGGTAGAAGTTTGGCTGGCCAATTAACTGTTTTGCATTTTCCCAACCTTCCGGTTTTCCAAACATCAGGCATAGGGTGTTCATCACCATGACAACGGGAGGAGGGGGGGCTCGATAGGTCCGAACCTCATCCAGATTGGCAGAGTTCAGTGACTGAAGAGCTTTTAAAGCTGTGGCATAGATTGGTTTCACCTGGAAGGCAAGAGATTGGATAAAATCACTGACAGAAATCGGACAGAGTTCAATCCACAGTCAGAACTAGCTCTGTTCCAGCGGACTATGGTCACCCTCACTGGCCTAGTGATCTAGCGACTAACTGAATGATACTAGAATACATGGGATATTTCATGAGGAAACATGAACTCTTTTCGAACTATTGCCTTAGACAATCTTTCCTTCCCAGGTATTTACCCCTAGTTAGCCCACCGTATAATCAGATATATTACTGTACTACACCTCCATCTACCCCCTCTATCGCCCCTCTAGTCTATAACTTCACAAATTCAAGTGTCTGGACATTTCCAAATTGGGGAACCTGAATCTTCTCCTTCACTGTTCTCTGTTAACCCAGGAACTTGCTCCATAACATCATCTGGGAGACCTTTAAACTTGTAAATGTCCCTCACATAACACACCTGCTCCTGCTGAAACGTGTCCTTTCATTCCCTGCTTGTACTATCCTAGATTTCTGGTCAAGGTACACTCTCACTCATTGGATGGGATTTTTCAGTTTCTTGGCTGCTGAGTCCAGACAATTTCTGAGACTGTATCTGACTCACATGCTATCAAATATTCCTCATTTCTCTTGACTTATTTATCCAGCTGGAGTtcttccatcaccctctgtggATGTTTAACTCAGGAAGAAAATGATTTCAGTCTCTAAATCATGCTACAGCTAGATTGTTGCTCACTTggctcaatcactgtcaccaGCATTGACTGTTCTGTGCGATAAGACAGAGGATCAAACAATTTTCCCAGACCCTGTGGAGTTTGCTTTACTCTCTTATTCCAACATTCCTGACCTCATTGAATTGTTTCATCTGTTTCACCATTAGTCTAGGATGACATCTTCGACTGGTTCTCAAGAACAGTTTGTTCCAGGTCCAGTTGCTCTCCAGGAGGGTGTCCATCTCCTTTAACTCTGATATTGGGACTAAGCCTTGCACATAGGCTCTGAAGTGAAGATTTTTGACTGTGAACAACTTCCTTATGTGTGTTGGAATGCAGTAAAATGTGTAAAATTCTGTTGGTTCTGACAGTTATTCCACTTTCTCTGTGTAGTCTTATTAATGTACATAGCAATGTCTGCATCTTCAGTCAACAGGAGCTGGTCTGATAGGACACTAACAAATGCTCCAATATCACGTTTAAACTAAACAGGGTTTGCATTCACACAGACATGTGCTGTATCTTCTGGCTGATCTACGGTTGCTGTGGCCTTGATGGTTATCAGGGAAGTGGGGCAGTGCCAGTATTAAGGGAGCCGGAGTGGCGCCGAGTTTCAACAGGAGTTTTGTGAGATACAATACCTAGCCACTATGTCAAGCAAAAAAAACTAGGGGAAAGACCACCAAGAAGTGCCCTCAGCATGCAACTTCATGTATTCACCATGTTTGATCAGTCATAAATTCAGGAGTTTAAGGAGGCCTTCAGCATGATCAATCAGAACCATGATGGCTTCATTGATAAGGAGGATTTGCATGATATGTTAGCTTCACTTGGAAAGGACCCAAATGATGAATACCTAGAGGCAATGATGAATGAAGCGCCGTGGCCTATCAACTTTACCATGTTCATGACCATGTTTGTTGAAATGCTGAATGGGACACCCTGAAGATGTAACCAGAAATGCCTTTGTATATTTTGATGAAGAAGGAACAGGTTATATCCAGGAAGACTACTTGAGAGATCTGTTGACAACAATGGGTGATCGGTTTACTGATAAGGAGGTCGATGAACTTTTCCGTGAAGCACCAATTGATACTAAGGGCAATTTCAACTATGTTGAATTTATTCACATACTGAAACGTGGTGCCAAGGACAAAGCTGACTAATGGAATGTACATTCAGGGGCTGGGGGAAAGCTCCTCATTTACTTTGCAGAATTTATACCTATTGGAACATACTGCATGCCTTGGCTCTAATAAACATTGCTTTTTTTCATGACTTATATTTTTCAGTCATGTTAGCACACTTTGCACACACTTGAATTAAATGGAAGGTTAGTggcagggagcaagaatctctaGAAGCAGATCACTTGATGCTTGAATATTTCTTGGAAACCACAAGGTTTTAGCCATTTACTAGAGGTTACTCGTCTCTGGTTTATGACTTCCAAAGCGGTGGTATTTGTTTAAAGTGTTTTGATGTAGTGATCTGGCTTGTCAGAATTCCTCATTTTTCagttgtttgagttttttttatgttGTCATTTAGTTTGCAATATATGGGATGATGAGGAAAATGAACCACTGTCCATCTAACTCTTCTGATCAGTATACTTGGTTTGTCTAAAGACAATTGTCCTCATGAATTGAAAGGGTATGATCAGTAAAAAGTTAATTTTGCATTGAAGATCATGATATAGTTGTGTTGGCAGTCTTGATATGCAACTTTGAGCTGTCATCTGTTTGTTCAATTTTGGATTTCAACTTCTGAAGCTATGTTTAAACATATAAATATGATCATTTTAATCAGTGATATTTGGTAATACTACTGAATGCTAAATGATGTGAAGAAAGTTCTAAGCTGTTTATTGAGGGACACTGGAAGATGATCCGAAAGACAAGATTTGAGTTTAACTTGCAGAGTTTTATCCAGAGTCTTCCCAGTTTTGTCTAAGGTAAGACCAAAGTGTCCTAAGTGACTGTGCAGATTGGTGTAGATATGTTATGCCTTATTCTTGATCATACTTCACACCCTGTTCAGATCTGAGTGTCCTTTGTTTTCAAAATTGACTTAAATAAAAGTTCTAAATTTGTAAACAaaagcaacagtagtagactcaccgatgttaagggcatttaaatgggcattggatatacatatggataataatggaatagtgtaggtcagatgggAATCAGATTAACTTtttaggtcggtgcaacattgagggccgaagggcctgtactgcgctgtaacgttctatgttctatagatcaTCAAGGTGAACTAGGAATCTCTTGGTAACTTCTCCAACAAAGGTACCTAGTCTAAGGCAGATTATCTTCTCTAATGGTGGTGGGTGTTTTATTGTGTGTGTATGATCTGAATGTGTTGCTTactcctgcacattttttgaaagTGACCTGGTTTTACAAATGTAACACTCCTTTGTCATGACTGGACATTGTGCCGTTATTCCACAACACTGACACTACATCTTAACATGTAGTGTGTGATGTACTCTCTGTGCTGGCTCTATCCCATGTCCATGCCATATAAACTGAATAGTTcttgttgctttcctgaggcacaATTGGTCTTCCAAGCTCAGGATTTATCTGAGCATCTGTCTGCTTCTTCCATAATTTGAACAGATTTCTTTAAAATGAACTCTTCTTCAGACTGTAAGAAATCTGATAAAGACTCATCAATAATTCCAATTCCAATTTTGCCTCTTGTTTCAAAGCTCCATACTCAGTTTTCCATTAATCTGTAGAGGTCATTCATGAAACTGTCCATGGATCCTCCTGGAAGCTGAACTCTTCGGTTAAAATTTGATTattcaagaattttatttgtttcttaaaTTGAAGTAATCAGCAAACACTTCTAGGACATCTTCAAAATAATctgtattcaatattctgttGATTAATTATCCACAATAGGACCCCCCATTATTGGCTACAGTCATGCATTAACTTATTCTACTTAGACTTTGTGTCTAATTTTGAAGCAATTCTGTATcataaagaaatgtctccacaaGTGTCCAACCTTGTCTGTCTCTgagctggaatgtttgaggaagtATTTTGTTTCCTTCCATTCCCCTATCAATGTGCTTATTAATTCCTGCTACTGGTAAAGCCATATTATATTTGCGTCATTTTgatgcttctttcaatctactgaTCTTCTAGCTTATATTCTTTGATTCATCAAAGTTGTTGTAAATTTAATTCCTGAAGAGCTTGCTGGACtctgcagtatttttgttttctagtctttttaaatttgtattgctgTAAAGGTGTGTTAAAATTTGTACATAAACCTTCAAATTTATAACTGGCTGATCCTTGCTGATCTTctgttttaaaaattttgtttctttgaaaTACTATATCTCTTTCCTGCTTACTGGGTTTTATATCACCTTTTTCAGATTTCCCACATTTTTTAATGACTTCCAATATAGTTTTCATGTCTTTTTCCCCCCAAGATGGAGTTTTCCTGCTTCCTCAGAGACAAAATGGACACTCCCCTGTTTTTCTCAATGGGGAAGGAGTGCTTTCTTTTACAGTCGCCTCAAAACAAAGTTCTCTGCTGCAGCTCTAGTTAATATTCCCACCAAAACTACATTTAATGACTGAGTTCTGGATCTTTTAAAACTTTAATTCCTCTtggtttttttcttttcctttttagtaGATTTCTCTAATTTGCTCTTTTATAGCTTAAATAAATTCTGAGTTTTCCTGACTCTGTAAATTATTTATCTAGTCCTTTCACTGTCCCTTATAATTGCGCCTCATGGGGCCAATTCTCAATGGCAGTGACATTTGTTATGAGAGGTGAAAACTGTCTTTCAAACTTCCTCCCCTTCCCTTTTTGGTCCTTACACAGATTCCCCTTTTCCCCTCAGAATATCTCACTTTATGCCCACAGGCTTCCTCAGCTCCCCACAGAGACTCCTTCACTAAGATTTTTGCTTTTTTGGGGGTGACTGGTGTCTCTCTTTAAATTGCTCACACAATTTTCTCTGTGCCTCTAATCAGCTTCCTGGTGAAAGTTTGCCTTTGGAGTGTTGAACTTGTCCTGTGGTTCCTGACACAATTGCTGTTGTCTCTCTCTGTTGGGTTTTGCTGCTGGCTGACTCCGTTTTAAAATGGGAAACTCACCTTTCTTCAGCAAATGATGAATACCGGTTCTTCAGCAATGTTCTCCTTATGGTAGGGGGACAATGCATGAAATTCGCAGCTAACTGCAGCTTCATGTGGTATTTGCTGGGATTGTCACTGCCGGCATCTTGtggtatctctccctctctgccagTATGTGGCTCAGGGTAATTGTTGTTTGCTGCAACCACACTTCTAAGGTCTGCAGTGTATCTAGTTCCTGTCTAATCACCAGTGACTTTGTAGCATCTTTCACAATTTTTGTACATCTCAGAGCCAATGTAATATTTGGTGCGGATTGAGTGAAATGAATAGGAACAGCAGCGGCCTCATGTGAAAcatgagatttaaaaaaacttgtttgtgggatttgggtgtcgctggctggtccaatttattgtccatcccagttgcccttgagaaggtagtggtgagctgacttctttaACCTTTTCAAttctgggttgacccacaatgccattgcgGAGGGAATTCACTGCAATGTTTGGCTGAGTGTGGTGTTGGTGGGGCGGACTCTGCAGCTTTGGTGATGTAGATTGGGATTCCTTGTGGAAGTAACGCTAGTCCCAGAGCTGGGCTCTCCTGGGGCATGGGCATTGTTGTTGCTGTTCATGGAGTGGATTCCTTCAGAGCCAGACATCTTGTGGAGATCTTGCAGAAGCCCTGAAGCCATGCTTGAGACCCCAATATAACCAGAAGTTGAACCCTTATTTAAACAATTTATCTTTATCCTTTTTATAATTTAAAATGGCACCTGATTGTGCGACAAAACACTGATCACTGTATCATGAAAatttatgtgacaataaatcattcattgaAATCCGGGTCTTTGACTCagtaacagtaaaggaatggcaattaTACAGCACCTTTGTCAGACCACACCAGCAGAGAGTTGTAGGGCTGAATGCCATGATTCTGCAGTCTCCATATTAATGTTGGAACTTTTGCAGCCAATTTTAGTTCAGCAAACACATGAAAAGAGCATAATAATGAACATCTGTGACATTGATTGAGGGATGAGTTTTACATGGACACTGGAGTGAACCTCCTCCCCCTGCTCACATTTGAGTCATGCCAGCATTATTTTTACATCTGCGAGGGCGAAGGGACTTTAGTTCATTGCCTTATTCAACTAATGGCACTTTTAGTTGTTTAACAATCACATGGTACCGCATCGGGAACATCAGCCTCAATGCTGTGCTGAGCCTATAGGCTGGGATTGAATCTACAAGTAAAAAAACTAAAGAaatgcagatactgaaaatcaaaaacaaatacagaaattgctggaaacatttagcaggtctggcagcacctgtggagaggcagccagagttaacttttcaggtacagtgacctttcttcagaagtcaCTGAACCACATTTGTAGGATCACAGTATTTCTATGGTACAGGAAGAAGCCATTGGTCCCATGTAtatggacggctggaaaatgagccATTCAAACATTGTGCATGGCAAACAGCAGCTATGCCCCATTAAAGATGGAAACCCCAGTTACCACAGGGCAATCAGAGTTCAATTGTTGCCCATTTGACAAGTTAATTGACAGCCTGATCTGAATGACCTCATGtcagctgaatatttaccatGCCAAACTCTTCATCAAATTTCTTCTGTGCCGCCTCCAGTTCTCGCATTAGCAGTGCGATACGAAACTCCTCATCACGACATTTTGACATGAGATCTATAAATTCTCCTTTCACTTTCCCAAACCGGTCAATCAGCTGCCTCCTTATCTACAGCAGATAAGAAGACCCAGTCAGATAGGGTTCCAGTTCAGATATAGTGAGCAATTATTGCAGAGTTTAATGGtagagtggacaatgaagaaggttacctaaattacaaagggatcttgatcagttgggtcaatgggctgaaaagtggctggtgaagtttaatttggataaatataggtattgcattttggtaaaacacacAAAGGCAATAATCATACAATTAAAagttgggtagtgttgttgatcAGAGAGTCCTCGGGATTCAGGtacaaaattctttgaagtttaggTTGGATGGTTacaaaggtgtttagcatgcttgcttcaTTGCTCATACTTTTGAGCATAGGAGCTGGGTGTCATGGTgaggttaagaccataagatcataagacctaggagcggaagtaaggccattcggcccatcgccattcaatcatggctgatgggcatttcaactccacttacccgcattctccccgtagcccttaattccttgtgacatcaagaatttatcaatttctgccttgaagacatttagcatcccggcctccacttcactctgtggcaatgaattccacaggcccacccctctctggctgaagaaatgtctccgcatttctgttctgaatttatcccctctaattctaaggctgtgtccacgggtcctagtcttctCGCCTAACGTAAACAatctctccaagccatgtattatcttgtaagtttctattagatctccccttaatcttctaaactccaatgaatacaatcccaggatcctcagccgttcctcgtatgttagatctaccattccagggatcatccatgtgaatctccgctggacatgctccagtaccagtatgtccttcctgaggtgtgggaaccaaaactggacacagtactccaaatgggacctaaccagagctttataaagtcaaaggttgtacaggatgttggtgaggcctcttctggagtactgtgtccagttctggtcgcccagttataggaaggatattatcaaactggagagggttcagaagatatttaccagtatgttgctggtaatggagagtttgagttataaggagaggctagataggctggggctcttttcactggagtgtagcagtttaaggggtgactttatagaggtttataaaatcatgagggatatagataagatgaat is a genomic window containing:
- the LOC122551023 gene encoding LOW QUALITY PROTEIN: myosin regulatory light chain 12B-like (The sequence of the model RefSeq protein was modified relative to this genomic sequence to represent the inferred CDS: inserted 2 bases in 1 codon; substituted 1 base at 1 genomic stop codon); this translates as MNSFRTIALDNLSFPAKKTRGKTTKKCPQHATSXVFTMFDQSXIQEFKEAFSMINQNHDGFIDKEDLHDMLASLGYIQEDYLRDLLTTMGDRFTDKEVDELFREAPIDTKGNFNYVEFIHILKRGAKDKAD